One window from the genome of Myxococcales bacterium encodes:
- the purN gene encoding phosphoribosylglycinamide formyltransferase → MRPFKLAVLASGRGTLLPALVELCAAEPSRFELACLVVNVPDAPVRALATQLTPTCPQLVLPHRDYPDRAAYETAMLAAMAPYRPNLVVLAGFRRLLTSTFLDGIACPTINVHPSLLPAFPGMDAPAQALAAGVPTTGCTVHFVDAGMDTGAPIASRHVAIEPGDTPDSLHRRIAAQEAPLLCEVITRLAAAT, encoded by the coding sequence ATGCGCCCGTTTAAGCTCGCAGTGTTGGCGTCCGGACGAGGCACGTTGCTGCCCGCGCTAGTCGAACTCTGCGCCGCCGAGCCGTCGCGCTTTGAACTCGCCTGCCTCGTCGTCAACGTGCCCGACGCGCCGGTGCGCGCGCTCGCAACGCAGCTCACGCCAACGTGCCCACAACTCGTGCTGCCGCATCGCGACTACCCAGATCGCGCCGCGTATGAAACCGCGATGCTTGCCGCGATGGCGCCTTACCGTCCGAACCTCGTAGTGCTCGCTGGTTTTCGCCGTCTGCTGACTTCCACCTTCTTAGACGGCATCGCCTGCCCGACCATTAACGTTCACCCCTCGCTGCTGCCAGCCTTTCCCGGCATGGACGCGCCCGCGCAAGCCCTCGCCGCCGGCGTGCCCACCACCGGCTGCACCGTGCACTTCGTCGACGCCGGCATGGACACCGGCGCGCCCATCGCCTCGCGGCACGTCGCCATCGAGCCCGGCGACACCCCCGATTCACTTCACCGCCGCATCGCTGCGCAGGAAGCGCCACTTTTGTGCGAAGTGATCACACGCCTCGCGGCAGCAACGTAG